A stretch of the Mesorhizobium huakuii genome encodes the following:
- a CDS encoding SRPBCC family protein — translation MSRHDDPEWTRHADNDAPEFSGGLRAGAETWSRDGKTHGPVFSGLTPAERAAGQTYATSLPSMFIVGHVDYVRTVRLVPLGPEQTELVAEWLFTPEALATTDIDNIVAFGTQVLEEDAAICEVNQRGLRSMRHTAGVLMPEEYDLHRFHNWVREQHAALSA, via the coding sequence ATGAGCCGGCACGATGACCCCGAATGGACGCGCCATGCCGACAATGACGCGCCGGAATTTTCCGGCGGCCTGCGCGCCGGGGCCGAGACCTGGTCGCGCGACGGCAAGACGCATGGGCCGGTCTTCTCAGGCCTGACGCCAGCCGAACGCGCCGCCGGCCAGACCTACGCCACCAGCCTGCCCTCGATGTTCATCGTCGGTCATGTCGACTATGTCAGGACCGTGCGCCTTGTGCCGCTCGGCCCGGAGCAAACCGAACTTGTCGCCGAATGGCTGTTTACCCCCGAGGCCCTGGCCACGACCGACATCGACAACATCGTCGCCTTTGGCACGCAGGTGCTGGAAGAGGATGCGGCGATCTGCGAGGTCAACCAGAGGGGCCTGCGTTCGATGCGTCACACCGCCGGCGTGCTGATGCCCGAAGAGTACGACTTGCACCGCTTCCACAACTGGGTGCGCGAGCAGCACGCGGCGCTTTCTGCCTGA
- a CDS encoding response regulator transcription factor has protein sequence MRIVVAERNPFVISALREMLECDGRFDLLSTVQSGKQFLDLAIKGGFDVAIVGWKLADMDGADVLAEVQSRKLDVRITVFSNDHDIGILKQCVRLGAQGYCFQFDDPAIIFDTILAVAHGRICIPYIDINKVNDTPLAQLTVRERELLAVLSDGWTNLQIATRTGISENTVKYHLKNLYDKLDVRNRAMAVALYARERRTQKQPFG, from the coding sequence ATGCGCATTGTCGTCGCCGAGCGCAATCCGTTCGTCATATCGGCGCTGCGCGAAATGCTCGAATGCGACGGCCGCTTCGACTTGTTGAGCACCGTGCAAAGCGGCAAGCAATTCCTCGATCTGGCTATCAAGGGCGGGTTTGACGTCGCCATCGTCGGCTGGAAGCTCGCCGACATGGACGGCGCCGATGTGCTGGCCGAGGTACAGAGCCGCAAGCTCGATGTGCGCATCACCGTCTTTTCCAACGACCACGACATCGGCATCCTGAAACAATGCGTGCGGCTCGGCGCCCAGGGTTACTGTTTCCAGTTCGACGATCCGGCCATCATCTTCGACACGATCCTGGCCGTCGCGCATGGCCGCATCTGCATCCCCTATATCGACATCAACAAGGTCAACGACACGCCGCTCGCGCAGCTCACGGTGCGTGAGCGCGAGCTGCTGGCGGTGCTTTCCGACGGCTGGACAAATCTGCAGATCGCCACGCGGACCGGCATTTCCGAGAATACGGTGAAGTACCACCTCAAGAATCTCTACGACAAGCTCGACGTCCGCAACCGGGCGATGGCCGTCGCGCTCTACGCGCGAGAGAGGCGTACCCAGAAGCAGCCGTTCGGGTAG
- a CDS encoding aminotransferase class V-fold PLP-dependent enzyme — MAGFTHLFIPGPTNIPEQVRQAMNLPMEDMRAASFPDLTLPLFEDIKAVFKNETGRVFIYPSSGTGAWEAAMTNVLSPGDRVLMSRFGQFSHLWVDMAERLGFEVDVIDCEWGTGVPLELYAERLKADKTHRIKAVFCTQNETATGVTSDVAGCRAALDDANHPALLFVDGVSSIGSIDFRQEEWGVDCAVSGSQKGFMLPAGLGFLSVSKKALVASRTATHRRCFFSFEDMIRANDAGYFPYTPATQLLRGLRASLDLIAEEGLDNIFARHHRLAEGVRKAVDAWGLKLCAKAPKWHSDTVSAILVPEGIDSGDVVKRAYRTYQTSLGGGLNKVMGKVFRIGHLGWLNEVMVLASLSAAEMALLDCGVRLAPGSGVGAAIQHFRASAAVPVAEAA, encoded by the coding sequence ATGGCCGGTTTCACCCATCTTTTCATTCCCGGACCGACCAACATCCCCGAACAGGTCCGGCAGGCGATGAACCTGCCGATGGAGGACATGCGCGCCGCGTCCTTCCCCGATCTCACTTTGCCGCTGTTCGAGGACATCAAGGCGGTTTTCAAGAACGAGACAGGCCGCGTCTTCATTTACCCCTCCTCCGGCACCGGCGCCTGGGAAGCGGCGATGACCAATGTGCTCAGCCCAGGCGATCGCGTGCTGATGTCGCGCTTCGGCCAGTTCTCGCATCTGTGGGTCGACATGGCCGAGCGCCTCGGCTTCGAGGTCGACGTCATCGATTGCGAATGGGGCACCGGCGTGCCGCTCGAGCTCTATGCCGAACGGCTGAAGGCGGACAAGACGCATCGCATCAAGGCCGTCTTCTGCACGCAGAACGAGACGGCGACCGGTGTGACCAGCGACGTTGCCGGCTGCCGCGCCGCGCTCGATGATGCAAACCACCCTGCCCTGCTCTTCGTCGACGGCGTGTCGTCGATCGGCTCGATCGATTTCCGCCAGGAAGAATGGGGCGTCGACTGCGCCGTCAGCGGCTCGCAGAAAGGTTTCATGCTGCCCGCCGGCCTCGGCTTCCTCTCGGTCAGCAAGAAGGCGCTTGTCGCTTCACGGACCGCCACCCACAGGCGCTGTTTCTTCTCCTTCGAGGACATGATCCGCGCCAACGATGCCGGCTATTTCCCCTACACGCCGGCGACGCAGCTGCTGCGCGGCCTGCGCGCCTCGCTTGACCTGATTGCCGAGGAAGGCTTGGACAACATCTTCGCCCGCCATCATCGCCTGGCCGAAGGCGTGCGCAAGGCGGTCGACGCCTGGGGCCTGAAACTCTGCGCCAAGGCGCCGAAATGGCATTCCGACACGGTCAGCGCCATTCTGGTGCCGGAAGGCATCGACAGCGGCGACGTCGTCAAGCGCGCCTACCGCACCTACCAGACCTCGCTCGGCGGCGGCCTCAACAAGGTGATGGGCAAGGTCTTCCGCATCGGCCATCTCGGCTGGCTGAACGAAGTGATGGTGCTCGCTTCGCTGTCGGCGGCCGAAATGGCGCTGCTCGATTGCGGCGTCAGGCTGGCACCGGGCTCCGGCGTCGGCGCCGCCATCCAGCATTTCCGCGCCTCGGCCGCCGTGCCGGTCGCCGAAGCCGCCTGA
- a CDS encoding MerR family transcriptional regulator gives MREYYSITELTREFDVSTRTLRFYEDEGLVQPVRRGRTRLFRPSDRHLIRQIMRGKRLGFSINEIREIIQMYKEPPGEVGQLKLMIKRIEEKREDLRQKRRDLEETLAELDQAEESCVERLVELGVNT, from the coding sequence ATGCGGGAATATTATTCGATCACCGAACTGACCCGCGAATTCGACGTGTCGACGCGGACGCTGCGCTTCTATGAGGATGAGGGGCTGGTGCAACCGGTGCGGCGTGGCCGCACGCGGCTGTTTCGCCCGTCCGACCGCCATCTCATCCGGCAAATCATGCGCGGCAAAAGGCTCGGCTTCTCGATCAACGAAATCCGCGAAATCATCCAGATGTACAAGGAGCCGCCGGGCGAGGTCGGTCAACTCAAGCTGATGATCAAGCGCATCGAGGAAAAGCGCGAGGATCTCCGGCAAAAGCGCCGCGACCTCGAGGAGACGCTCGCCGAACTCGACCAGGCCGAGGAATCCTGCGTCGAGCGGCTGGTGGAGCTCGGCGTCAACACGTAA
- the mgtE gene encoding magnesium transporter: protein MEDKQTISAKAADDAHADIYGEDGAVLSSFLAQIGAAIADRDTLALKHEVDHLHQSELGDLIEALHPEQRRALVELLGADFDFSALTEVDEAIRMEIVDNLPNAQIAQAVQALDSDDAVYILEDLEKEDQDEILSQLPFTERIRLRRSLDYPEETAGRRMQTEFVAVPPFWTIGQTIDYMREDRNLPERFSQIFVIDPTFKLLGAIDLDQILRTKRTVKVGEIMHETRHAIPATMDQEEAAREFEQYDLLSAAVVDENEHLVGVLTIDDVVDVIQQEAEEDLLRMGGVGDEELSDSIFSTSRSRVPWLLINLLTAFLAASVISLFDRTIEHIVALAVLMPIVAGMGGNAGSQTMTVTVRALATKDIDIYNAGRIIRREMGVGFINGVVFAILIGIVAAAWFHDPNLGGIIAAAMIINMFVAALAGILIPLLLDRFKIDPAVASAVFVTTVTDVVGFFAFLGLATWWFGVA, encoded by the coding sequence GTGGAGGACAAGCAGACGATCTCCGCCAAGGCGGCTGACGACGCCCACGCCGACATCTATGGCGAGGACGGTGCGGTCCTTTCGTCCTTCCTTGCCCAAATCGGGGCTGCGATCGCCGACCGCGATACGTTGGCCCTCAAGCATGAAGTCGACCATCTGCACCAGTCGGAACTTGGCGACCTGATCGAGGCGCTGCATCCCGAACAGCGGCGGGCCCTGGTCGAGCTGCTGGGCGCCGATTTCGACTTTTCCGCGCTGACCGAGGTCGACGAGGCGATCCGCATGGAGATCGTCGACAATCTGCCCAATGCGCAGATCGCGCAGGCGGTGCAGGCACTCGATTCCGACGATGCGGTCTACATTCTCGAAGACCTCGAAAAGGAAGACCAGGACGAGATCCTGTCGCAACTGCCGTTCACAGAACGGATCAGGCTGCGCCGCTCGCTCGACTATCCGGAAGAGACCGCAGGGCGGCGCATGCAGACCGAGTTCGTCGCGGTGCCGCCGTTCTGGACCATCGGCCAGACCATCGACTATATGCGCGAGGACAGGAACCTGCCCGAGCGTTTCAGCCAGATCTTCGTCATCGACCCGACCTTCAAACTGCTCGGCGCCATCGATCTCGACCAGATCCTGCGCACCAAGCGCACGGTCAAGGTCGGAGAGATCATGCACGAGACGCGGCACGCCATTCCGGCGACGATGGACCAGGAAGAAGCGGCGCGCGAATTCGAACAGTACGACCTCTTGTCGGCCGCCGTCGTCGACGAGAACGAGCACCTGGTCGGCGTGCTGACCATCGACGATGTCGTCGACGTCATCCAGCAGGAGGCCGAGGAAGATCTGCTGCGCATGGGCGGCGTCGGCGACGAAGAGCTTTCCGACAGCATTTTTTCGACCTCGCGCTCGCGCGTTCCCTGGCTGCTGATCAATCTGTTGACGGCATTCCTGGCGGCGTCGGTGATCAGCCTGTTCGACCGCACGATCGAGCACATCGTGGCGCTTGCGGTGCTGATGCCGATCGTCGCCGGCATGGGCGGCAATGCCGGTTCGCAGACCATGACCGTTACCGTGCGGGCGCTGGCGACCAAGGATATCGACATCTACAATGCCGGCCGCATCATCCGTCGCGAGATGGGCGTCGGCTTCATCAACGGCGTCGTCTTCGCCATCCTGATCGGCATTGTCGCGGCGGCCTGGTTCCACGATCCCAATCTGGGCGGCATCATAGCGGCGGCGATGATCATCAACATGTTCGTCGCCGCCTTGGCCGGCATCCTTATCCCGCTGCTGCTCGACCGGTTCAAGATCGATCCGGCGGTGGCGTCGGCGGTGTTCGTCACCACGGTCACCGACGTTGTCGGCTTCTTCGCCTTCCTCGGCCTTGCCACCTGGTGGTTCGGCGTCGCGTGA
- a CDS encoding aromatic ring-hydroxylating oxygenase subunit alpha translates to MQPIASERAPYNGLTQAEPTLPSSAYWDEAAYQRDLDAIWYKNWLLVCREADLAQPLAFRRFRIGTQDIIVLRDDTGALRAFHNTCRHRGSQLCQESEGRLKARLITCPYHAWSYSLRGDLVRVPSKSLPDGFDKADHPLYRVALSVWRGFVFINLQEDAAGSAQASFDPASGNLGNWPLETLVSGHVLRKVMHCNWKIFWENFNECLHCPGVHKDLSRLVPIYGRA, encoded by the coding sequence ATGCAGCCCATTGCCAGCGAGCGCGCCCCCTACAACGGCCTGACCCAGGCCGAACCGACGCTGCCTTCATCGGCCTATTGGGATGAAGCAGCCTATCAGCGGGATCTCGATGCCATCTGGTACAAAAACTGGCTGCTCGTCTGCCGCGAGGCCGATCTCGCCCAGCCGCTTGCCTTCCGCCGATTCCGCATCGGCACGCAGGACATCATCGTGCTGCGCGACGACACCGGCGCGCTGCGCGCCTTCCACAACACCTGCCGGCATCGCGGCTCGCAGCTTTGCCAGGAGAGCGAGGGCCGGCTGAAGGCGCGGCTGATCACGTGCCCCTACCACGCCTGGTCCTATTCGCTGCGCGGCGACCTCGTGCGCGTGCCGTCGAAATCGTTGCCTGATGGTTTCGACAAGGCCGACCATCCGCTCTACCGCGTCGCGCTCTCGGTGTGGCGTGGTTTCGTCTTCATCAATCTGCAGGAGGATGCGGCGGGCTCCGCGCAGGCCTCCTTCGACCCGGCCTCCGGCAATCTCGGCAACTGGCCGCTGGAAACGCTGGTCTCAGGCCATGTGCTGCGCAAGGTGATGCACTGCAACTGGAAGATTTTTTGGGAAAACTTCAACGAGTGCCTGCACTGTCCGGGCGTGCACAAGGACCTGTCACGGCTGGTGCCGATCTACGGCCGCGCCTGA
- a CDS encoding MFS transporter — translation MSTHVRHPIWLPALKAADARTFASLYAVESFARATVSSVIPIQAYEILHNEQIVSILYTIVALLGLSVTLFMPMLIRRFARRWVYTAGACLLAIGSLFFVTHTLAGQLAGMLCRVMGASALSITLNLYIMDHIRKTDFMQAESLRMAWSMLAWTGGPTLGIFLYTRFGIYAAHGAVAVFALALLALFWTYRLGDNPSIRPGKTRPANPLANIGRFVAQPRLRLAWLIAFGRSCFWTTFFVYGPLFMVITGEGKLAGGLLVSAGNALLFMAIFWGKAGQRFGGRRTMTFAYFAMSAMLLAAGAVGESVPLLTGTFLLCGAFFTIALDALGSTAFMRSVRSYERAQMAAVYRTYLDFSELTPPLVYSVVLAFFGLGSVFVTLGLLAAVCGFVTWRYLPKSL, via the coding sequence ATGTCCACCCATGTCCGCCATCCGATCTGGCTTCCGGCCCTCAAGGCCGCGGATGCGCGCACCTTCGCCTCGCTCTACGCGGTCGAATCCTTCGCCCGCGCCACGGTGTCGAGTGTCATCCCGATCCAGGCCTACGAGATTCTGCACAATGAGCAGATCGTCTCGATCCTCTACACCATCGTGGCGCTGCTCGGCCTGTCCGTGACCTTGTTCATGCCGATGCTGATCCGCCGCTTTGCCCGGCGCTGGGTCTACACGGCAGGCGCCTGCCTCCTTGCAATAGGCTCGCTGTTCTTCGTTACCCACACGCTGGCCGGGCAACTGGCCGGCATGCTGTGCCGTGTGATGGGCGCTAGTGCGCTCTCGATCACGCTCAACCTCTACATCATGGACCACATCCGCAAGACCGACTTCATGCAGGCCGAATCGCTGCGCATGGCGTGGTCGATGCTCGCCTGGACCGGCGGGCCGACGCTCGGCATCTTCCTCTACACGCGCTTCGGCATCTATGCCGCGCATGGTGCGGTGGCGGTGTTCGCGCTGGCGCTATTGGCGCTGTTCTGGACCTATCGGCTTGGCGACAACCCTTCGATCCGGCCCGGCAAGACACGGCCGGCCAATCCGCTCGCCAATATCGGCCGCTTCGTCGCGCAGCCCAGATTGAGGCTTGCCTGGCTGATCGCCTTCGGCCGCTCCTGTTTCTGGACGACGTTCTTCGTCTATGGGCCGCTGTTCATGGTGATCACCGGCGAGGGCAAGCTGGCCGGCGGTCTTCTGGTTTCGGCCGGCAACGCGCTGTTGTTCATGGCGATCTTCTGGGGCAAGGCCGGACAACGCTTTGGCGGCCGGCGCACCATGACATTTGCCTATTTCGCCATGTCGGCAATGCTTCTGGCGGCGGGTGCTGTCGGGGAGAGCGTGCCGCTGCTCACCGGCACTTTCCTGCTGTGTGGCGCCTTCTTCACCATCGCGCTCGATGCGCTGGGTTCGACCGCCTTCATGCGCTCGGTGCGCTCCTATGAGCGGGCGCAGATGGCGGCAGTCTACCGCACCTATCTCGACTTTTCCGAGCTGACGCCGCCGCTGGTCTATTCGGTGGTGCTGGCCTTCTTTGGACTGGGCTCGGTGTTCGTCACGCTCGGGCTGCTGGCGGCGGTTTGCGGGTTTGTCACGTGGCGCTACCTGCCGAAGTCCCTGTGA
- a CDS encoding methyltransferase family protein, with protein sequence MTEPQPKPGVIPWPPVIYITAIAISVALGLFYPLPWIGDLLGDLLFAAGWVALFGVAALWFTAIRTMIRARTTLNPNAVPDHLVTTGPFGITRNPMYLANTLLLIGVAFVSGIVWFLPLAFIAAFVTQKVAIEGEEKVLAAKFGKKYRDYAKRVRRWI encoded by the coding sequence ATGACCGAACCCCAGCCGAAGCCCGGGGTGATACCGTGGCCGCCGGTGATCTATATCACCGCCATCGCCATCAGCGTCGCCCTCGGTCTTTTCTATCCCCTGCCCTGGATCGGCGACCTTCTCGGCGACCTCCTGTTCGCCGCCGGCTGGGTGGCACTGTTCGGCGTCGCGGCACTCTGGTTCACTGCCATCCGTACCATGATCAGGGCCAGGACAACGCTTAACCCCAACGCAGTGCCGGATCACCTCGTCACCACAGGTCCTTTCGGCATCACCCGCAACCCGATGTATCTCGCCAACACGCTGCTGTTGATCGGCGTCGCCTTTGTCTCGGGGATCGTCTGGTTCCTGCCGCTGGCGTTCATCGCCGCCTTCGTCACGCAGAAGGTCGCCATCGAGGGCGAGGAAAAGGTGCTGGCGGCGAAGTTCGGCAAGAAATACCGCGACTACGCCAAACGCGTGCGCCGCTGGATTTGA
- the sucD gene encoding succinate--CoA ligase subunit alpha, producing the protein MAILLNRSTRVIVQGFTGKIGSFHAEDMKRYGTKLVGGVTPGKGGQKHLGLPVFNTVKGAVRETRAEASIVFVPPPFAADSIMEAADAGIKLCVCITDGIPSQDMMQVKRYMLRYRYEDRMRLIGPNCAGVITPGQALMGIMPGSIYLPGRVGIVGRSGTLGYEAASQMKALGIGVSTSVGIGGDPINGSSFKDMLKLFEQDDETDAVVMIGEIGGPQEAEAAIWARDNMRKPLIAYIAGLSAPKGRRMGHAGAIISAFGESAQEKVEILKEAGVVIVPTPSSFGEVVADTLARMKKAA; encoded by the coding sequence ATGGCAATTCTGCTCAACCGCAGCACCCGGGTCATCGTCCAGGGTTTCACCGGCAAGATCGGCAGCTTTCACGCCGAGGACATGAAACGCTACGGCACCAAGCTGGTCGGCGGCGTCACACCCGGCAAGGGCGGCCAGAAGCATCTCGGCCTGCCCGTCTTCAACACGGTCAAGGGCGCGGTGCGCGAGACCCGCGCCGAGGCGAGCATCGTCTTCGTGCCGCCGCCCTTCGCCGCCGACTCGATCATGGAAGCGGCGGATGCCGGCATAAAACTCTGCGTCTGCATCACCGACGGCATCCCCTCGCAGGACATGATGCAGGTCAAACGCTACATGCTGCGCTACCGCTACGAGGACCGCATGCGGCTGATCGGCCCGAACTGCGCCGGCGTCATCACGCCGGGACAGGCGCTGATGGGCATCATGCCGGGCAGCATCTACCTGCCTGGCCGGGTCGGCATCGTCGGCCGCTCCGGCACGCTCGGCTACGAGGCCGCCTCGCAGATGAAGGCGCTCGGCATCGGCGTGTCGACCAGTGTCGGCATCGGCGGCGACCCGATCAACGGCTCCTCCTTCAAGGACATGCTGAAGCTGTTCGAGCAGGACGACGAGACCGACGCCGTGGTGATGATCGGCGAGATCGGCGGGCCGCAGGAAGCCGAAGCCGCGATCTGGGCGCGCGACAACATGCGCAAGCCGCTGATCGCCTACATTGCCGGCCTCTCCGCCCCGAAAGGCCGCCGCATGGGCCATGCCGGCGCCATCATCTCGGCCTTCGGCGAGTCGGCGCAGGAAAAGGTCGAAATCCTGAAAGAGGCCGGTGTCGTCATCGTGCCGACGCCTTCCTCCTTCGGCGAGGTCGTTGCCGATACACTGGCGCGGATGAAGAAGGCGGCGTGA
- a CDS encoding heparan-alpha-glucosaminide N-acetyltransferase, with amino-acid sequence MTIHTPTAPVPEPSKRIVAIDIVRGIALLAMASYHFTWDLEFFGYTDPGLTAFGWWKIYARCIASTFLFLVGVSLYLAHGQQIRWNGFWKRFAMVAGAAVAISVVTRIATPDGFIFFGILHEIALASLLGLAFLWLPALLTLVVAALVIAAPVYLRFEALDHPWLWWIGLSATNPRSNDYVPLFPWFGAVLIGIGVAKLTSASGLRARLASLAPGRWANPLLFIGRHSLAFYLIHQPLLIGCVWLFSQVMPAQVETPQVNFLKTCQRSCEQTRNATFCTSYCSCILTTIEGEATLDRLENNDQSAEFRAHLGDLAASCTAQTEDKMDEGGTQ; translated from the coding sequence ATGACCATCCATACGCCGACCGCACCCGTTCCGGAGCCATCAAAGCGCATCGTCGCCATCGACATTGTGCGCGGCATCGCGCTGCTGGCCATGGCGAGCTACCATTTCACCTGGGATCTGGAATTCTTCGGCTACACCGATCCAGGCCTCACCGCTTTTGGCTGGTGGAAGATCTACGCACGCTGCATCGCCTCGACTTTCCTGTTCCTGGTCGGCGTCAGCCTGTACCTGGCTCACGGCCAGCAAATCCGCTGGAACGGTTTTTGGAAGCGCTTTGCAATGGTTGCCGGTGCCGCGGTCGCCATTTCGGTGGTCACCCGCATCGCGACGCCGGACGGATTCATCTTCTTCGGCATCCTGCATGAGATCGCGCTCGCCAGCCTGCTCGGCCTCGCCTTCCTGTGGCTGCCGGCCCTGCTGACGCTTGTCGTTGCCGCGCTCGTGATCGCTGCGCCCGTCTATCTGCGCTTCGAGGCCCTGGACCATCCCTGGCTATGGTGGATCGGCCTATCGGCGACCAATCCACGATCCAACGACTATGTGCCGCTGTTTCCATGGTTCGGCGCGGTGCTTATCGGCATCGGCGTGGCGAAACTCACTTCCGCCTCCGGCCTGCGAGCGCGTCTGGCGAGCCTTGCGCCCGGCCGCTGGGCCAATCCGCTGCTCTTCATCGGCCGCCACAGCCTCGCCTTCTACCTGATCCACCAGCCGTTGCTGATCGGCTGCGTCTGGCTGTTTTCGCAAGTCATGCCCGCCCAGGTCGAAACCCCGCAAGTCAATTTCCTGAAAACCTGCCAGCGCTCATGCGAGCAGACGCGCAACGCAACCTTCTGCACCAGCTATTGCAGTTGCATACTGACGACGATCGAGGGCGAGGCCACGCTTGATCGGCTTGAGAACAACGACCAGAGTGCGGAATTCCGGGCGCATCTGGGCGATCTGGCCGCCAGCTGCACGGCCCAGACCGAGGACAAGATGGACGAGGGAGGAACTCAATGA
- a CDS encoding malate--CoA ligase subunit beta: protein MDIHEYQAKELLARHGVHVPRGGLAYSPEQATYRAREIGGSKWVLKAQVHSGARGKAGGIKLCANDEEISNAAEAMLGRKLVTQQTGPRGKLISRLYLEEAVDIAQELYVGFVLDRKEERVMIVASAAGGMEIEDIVEKEPNSILRTSVDPGVGMQRFQAREIAFGLGLDHNLIGKATETIFSCYQVFRDYDASMLEINPLVVTRDGNLIALDAKMSFDENALFRRPEISELRDKSQEDPRETFASDRGLSYVGLDGNIGCIINGAGLAMATMDMIKIAGGEPANFLDIGGGASPERVAKFFRAVLGDKNVETILVNIFAGINRCDWVAEGVIKAIREVGVNVPLVVRLSGTKAEEGRRILADSGEAVIVADTLAEAAEKAVAAWRAAAKKKKAA from the coding sequence ATGGACATCCACGAATATCAGGCCAAGGAACTGCTCGCCCGCCACGGCGTACATGTGCCGCGCGGCGGGCTGGCCTACAGCCCCGAGCAGGCCACCTACAGGGCGCGCGAGATCGGCGGCAGCAAATGGGTCTTGAAGGCGCAGGTGCACTCCGGCGCCCGCGGCAAGGCCGGCGGCATCAAGCTGTGCGCCAATGACGAGGAAATCTCCAACGCCGCCGAAGCCATGCTCGGCCGCAAGCTGGTGACCCAGCAGACCGGCCCGCGCGGCAAGCTGATTTCGCGCCTCTATCTCGAGGAAGCGGTCGACATCGCCCAGGAGCTCTATGTCGGCTTCGTGCTCGACCGCAAGGAAGAGCGCGTCATGATCGTCGCCTCGGCTGCCGGCGGCATGGAGATCGAGGACATTGTCGAGAAAGAACCCAATTCCATCCTGCGCACATCGGTCGATCCCGGCGTCGGCATGCAGCGCTTTCAGGCGCGCGAGATCGCCTTCGGGCTCGGCCTCGACCACAATCTGATCGGCAAGGCGACCGAAACCATCTTCAGCTGCTACCAGGTGTTCCGCGACTACGACGCCTCGATGCTGGAGATCAATCCGCTGGTGGTGACGCGCGACGGCAATCTGATCGCGCTCGACGCAAAAATGTCGTTCGACGAGAACGCGCTGTTTCGCCGGCCGGAAATCTCCGAGCTGCGCGACAAGAGCCAGGAAGACCCGCGCGAAACCTTCGCCAGCGATCGCGGCCTCTCCTATGTCGGTCTCGACGGCAATATTGGCTGCATCATCAATGGCGCAGGCCTCGCCATGGCGACCATGGACATGATCAAGATCGCCGGCGGCGAACCGGCCAACTTCCTCGACATTGGCGGCGGCGCCTCACCCGAGCGGGTGGCGAAATTCTTCCGCGCCGTGCTCGGCGACAAGAATGTCGAGACCATCCTGGTCAACATCTTTGCCGGCATCAACCGCTGCGACTGGGTCGCCGAAGGCGTGATCAAGGCGATACGCGAAGTCGGCGTCAACGTACCGCTGGTGGTGCGGCTCTCCGGCACCAAGGCCGAGGAAGGCCGCCGCATTCTGGCTGATTCCGGCGAGGCGGTGATCGTTGCCGACACGCTGGCCGAAGCCGCCGAAAAGGCCGTCGCCGCCTGGCGCGCGGCCGCCAAGAAGAAAAAAGCAGCCTGA